In Papaver somniferum cultivar HN1 unplaced genomic scaffold, ASM357369v1 unplaced-scaffold_135, whole genome shotgun sequence, one DNA window encodes the following:
- the LOC113333997 gene encoding pentatricopeptide repeat-containing protein At5g15280, mitochondrial-like produces MRRTQILYQSYLHLHTLQQIKFLHFQVCIYSQIYSIKPHSDKPFSTNLEFHHSNEKPISYTESSDLINKTHALINPSVIVKSLSHKLSYLWENQKNENFVQVSSLKEILLKLSDISPESIRRFWRVSSLKPHDVHQILLGFNFDSGNFENEKKKVGFLWELFNLTSQDFQHLPESYVIMASMLIRLELLKEGESVLRIMEPLGVLSGCHDISSKLIEGYVRTRDLENSVSAYNWLRSRGLVLSNLCYEGFIELLIEMNKIQVAYKVFVDMVDVGIGPNDTGKCALDVIVKSLCKEGKIQKARNLVKKVISSGFEPSYGVVNSIANGYCEKKDFKDLLNFLSERKCAPDPSVCNKVLQSQCRDFGTEEAYLFMRELEHLGYKPDEITFGIFISWSCREGKLKNAFIYLSELLSRQLEPDIYSCNALIAALFKEGMWKNAKEVYDEMIRGRIVPDVSTCKVLLAGYCKSRRFDEVKEVIKEMVNHGLIQLSMVEDPLSKAFTVLGLDPLTTKVKRDNDAVLSRAEFFDNLGNGLYLEADIDVYEKTLMGVLKDAMVSDFNPLILKECDLPDIKAALVLTDDIIRRGKQPSLSAFSALVKGLCESGLRSDVVTAIHLLEEMPDHVYRLDVETLNFLIRAISKRDHCQRGRVLLEGMHQRGLIVEKETFGALFIGFCKKKSAKEVHEFFELARRYKWLPSLKEYKSVVRYLCQQEMFQEMLGIFESMLDANSHLISDLTNMFLEELCDLGFSSIGQALVEEVLRWGLVLDCTAYSHLIRGFCQEGRFLEAFSILETVVEKGITPSVDAYGLLIYQLCRFDKLEKARALKEIMLREKSTASLSVYGAFVDGLSKNHQISEATLQFQETVAKGIYPKTGTYNAMIQGYCRADNMRKVRELVSNMVRKNICISISSYRDLLRLMCSQGKVLCALRLKDYMVTQGYSSLHIFYNILIFHLLRIGNILPVTSLLDEMHRKGLHPDEITYNFLVYGYCKCREFPRSMDFLKTMIDKDLRPNNRSLKSMITHLCSRKELDKALELSRIMEMNGWNHGSVVQDAIVEGLLSQGRIAEAENYLNRMEEKGLIPNKINYDVLIKQFCWHEKPYKATDLLNEMLKNGNLPNSTSYDALIHGLCTSKKFDEALDLHAEMLGRNLEPSINSWEILVQGLCTEGQTVQAERLLQSMLQLGQTPSRAIFQHIIDRYSLENHHSKVSDLLSKMQGKGYVPDFNTHWSLISHLSNSKKENGESGGFLSNLLSLSGFSRKKNLNAKVEK; encoded by the coding sequence ATGAGACGAACCCAAATACTCTATCAATCGTATCTTCATCTTCACACACTACAACAAATCAAGTTTCTCCATTTCCAGGTTTGTATTTATTCCCAAATTTATTCCATTAAACCCCACTCTGATAAACCCTTTTCTACAAACCTAGAATTTCATCATTCTAATGAAAAACCCATCTCATATACTGAATCTTCAGACCTAATTAACAAAACCCACGCTCTGATTAATCCTTCTGTAATTGTAAAATCTCTTTCTCACAAGCTTTCTTATCTCTGGGAGAATCAGAAAAATGAGAACTTTGTTCAAGTTTCATCTCTTAAAGAAATTCTTCTAAAACTCTCTGATATATCACCTGAATCTATACGTAGGTTTTGGCGGGTTTCGAGTTTGAAACCTCATGATGTTCATCAGATTTTATTGGGTTTCAATTTTGATTCTGGGAAttttgaaaatgaaaagaaaaaggtgGGATTTTTATGGGAATTGTTTAATCTTACTTCTCAGGATTTTCAGCATTTACCAGAATCATATGTTATCATGGCTTCCATGCTTATCAGGCTTGAGTTGCTTAAAGAAGGTGAGTCTGTTCTTAGGATTATGGAGCCTTTGGGGGTTTTATCAGGTTGTCATGACATCTCCAGTAAATTGATTGAAGGGTATGTTAGGACTAGAGACTTAGAAAATTCAGTTTCTGCATATAATTGGTTGAGGAGTCGAGGTTTAGTCCTGTCTAATTTGTGTTATGAAGGTTTTATTGAGCTTTTGATTGAAATGAACAAGATACAAGTAGCATATAAGGTGTTCGTTGATATGGTTGATGTTGGGATTGGACCTAATGACACGGGGAAGTGTGCGTTAGACGTTATTGTAAAGTCATTGTGCAAAGAAGGAAAGATTCAAAAAGCTAGAAATCTGGTTAAGAAGGTTATATCATCTGGTTTCGAACCTAGTTATGGAGTAGTTAATTCGATAGCTAATGGATACTGTGAAAAGAAAGATTTTAAGGATTTATTgaattttttgagtgagagaaaGTGTGCACCGGATCCGTCAGTTTGCAATAAGGTTTTACAATCTCAGTGCAGGGATTTTGGTACAGAAGAAGCTTACTTGTTTATGAGGGAACTGGAGCATTTAGGCTACAAACCTGATGAGATAACATTTGGCATCTTTATAAGTTGGAGTTGTCGAGAGGGGAAGCTGAAAAATGCTTTTATTTATCTTTCAGAACTTTTATCTAGACAATTAGAACCTGATATTTATTCTTGTAATGCTCTCATAGCTGCATTGTTTAAGGAGGGCATGTGGAAAAATGCGAAAGAAGTATATGATGAAATGATTAGAGGAAGGATAGTACCTGATGTATCTACTTGCAAGGTTCTCTTAGCTGGTTATTGTAAATCTAGACGATTTGATGAAGTGAAAGAAGTTATTAAGGAGATGGTGAATCATGGTTTGATTCAGTTATCTATGGTAGAGGATCCACTGTCTAAGGCGTTTACAGTTTTGGGTCTTGACCCATTGACGACAAAAGTAAAAAGAGATAATGATGCAGTTCTTTCAAGAGCAGAATTCTTCGACAATCTTGGAAATGGTTTATATCTAGAAGCAGATATTGATGTGTATGAGAAGACTTTAATGGGGGTTTTAAAAGATGCAATGGTATCTGACTTTAACCCTCTGATATTAAAGGAATGTGATCTCCCTGATATAAAAGCTGCACTGGTGTTGACAGACGATATTATTCGTCGAGGGAAGCAGCCATCTTTGTCTGCATTCTCTGCACTGGTGAAAGGCCTTTGTGAATCCGGCTTGCGTTCTGATGTTGTTACGGCTATCCATCTGTTAGAAGAAATGCCAGACCATGTTTATCGGTTGGATGTGGAAACTTTGAATTTTCTTATTCGAGCTATTAGCAAAAGAGATCACTGTCAAAGGGGGAGAGTACTTTTGGAGGGGATGCACCAAAGAGGCCTGATAGTTGAGAAAGAAACATTCGGGGCGCTATTTATTGGCTTCTGTAAGAAAAAGAGCGCAAAAGAAGTTCATGAATTTTTTGAGCTTGCTCGAAGATATAAATGGTTGCCCAGCTTGAAGGAATACAAGTCTGTTGTACGATATCTATGTCAGCAGGAAATGTTTCAAGAAATGTTAGGGATTTTCGAAAGCATGTTAGATGCAAATAGTCACCTAATTTCTGATCTAACTAATATGTTCcttgaagagctttgtgatttgGGTTTTTCAAGCATCGGCCAAGCTCTTGTAGAAGAAGTTCTAAGATGGGGATTAGTCCTGGATTGCACAGCTTACAGTCATCTAATAAGAGGGTTTTGTCAGGAGGGAAGATTTCTCGAAGCCTTTTCAATTCTTGAAACTGTGGTAGAAAAGGGCATTACCCCAAGTGTGGATGCATATGGTTTGTTGATCTATCAGCTATGCAGGTTCGACAAATTGGAAAAAGCTAGGGCTTTGAAGGAGATCATGTTGAGAGAGAAATCAACTGCATCTTTATCTGTATATGGTGCATTTGTTGATGGCTTATCCAAGAATCATCAAATTAGCGAGGCAACCCTCCAATTCCAAGAAACGGTGGCAAAGGGAATCTACCCCAAAACTGGGACTTATAATGCAATGATTCAGGGGTATTGTCGAGCAGACAATATGAGAAAAGTAAGGGAACTGGTTAGTAACATGGTTAGGAAAAATATCTGCATCTCTATCTCGAGTTACCGTGATTTGTTGAGACTGATGTGTTCTCAAGGTAAAGTGCTTTGTGCATTGAGACTGAAAGATTACATGGTGACACAAGGCTATTCTTCACTGCATATCTTCTATAATATACTGATCTTCCATCTTTTAAGAATTGGGAATATCTTACCTGTTACATCACTTCTAGACGAAATGCACCGGAAAGGCCTTCACCCTGATGAAATTACATACAATTTTCTCGTGTATGGCTATTGTAAATGTCGAGAGTTCCCAAGATCAATGGATTTTCTTAAGACGATGATTGATAAGGACCTAAGACCGAACAATCGCAGTCTGAAATCCATGATCACTCATCTTTGTAGTCGAAAGGAGCTCGATAAGGCATTGGAGTTGAGTAGAATAATGGAAATGAATGGCTGGaatcatggttcagttgttcaAGATGCAATTGTAGAAGGTCTTCTCTCTCAGGGTAGAATTGCGGAAGCTGAAAATTATCTTAACCGAATGGAGGAGAAGGGTCTTATTCCCAATAAGATCAACTACGATGTACTGATCAAACAGTTTTGCTGGCACGAGAAACCATATAAGGCAACTGATCTTCTGAACGAGATGCTGAAGAATGGAAACCTCCCGAACTCTACCAGTTATGATGCTCTCATCCATGGTCTCTGCACCAGCAAAAAGTTTGATGAAGCTCTCGATTTACATGCGGAGATGCTTGGTAGGAATTTGGAACCGAGTATTAATTCTTGGGAAATTCTTGTTCAAGGTCTTTGCACAGAGGGGCAAACTGTTCAAGCTGAAAGGCTATTACAAAGCATGCTTCAATTAGGGCAAACTCCAAGCAGGGCTATCTTCCAGCATATCATTGATAGGTATTCCTTAGAGAATCATCACAGCAAAGTATCTGACCTTTTGAGTAAGATGCAAGGAAAAGGTTATGTAC